A window of the Citrus sinensis cultivar Valencia sweet orange chromosome 9, DVS_A1.0, whole genome shotgun sequence genome harbors these coding sequences:
- the LOC102615097 gene encoding protein IQ-DOMAIN 12: MGKHRSWFGWVKKLFVSEARTKAEKKSKRWKWAFGRLKFRQYPALTAPQISLNEATEEQRKHALNVAMATAVAAEAAVAAAHAAAEVVRLIGTSKSYHHLTARDRNLAAIKIQSAFRAHLARKALRALKGLVKLQAIVRGRAVRRQATATLKCLPSNGEKQSKVQEKRDAVCKYSEHKKCIRSKEELEAKEIKPEFIDQRSWDYSILSKEDMETIWLRKQEAAIKRERMMKYSYSHRESRNVHMLEESVPHKENGKESFTLEKGSNTGASRRKELEMLNSSAHENLVPSEIYIPRHVRLRHMQKPESQDCVSSPISFPRRSFSRTKQNAFGDNDSVPNSPVFPTYMAVTESAKAKARSMSTPKQRVAFLDSCFDHSMPYRNEISLRSSYNGESVTRDAKNGNFQQLSVIMNSLQ; this comes from the exons aTGGGGAAGCATCGGTCCTGGTTTGGTTGGGTGAAGAAACTCTTCGTTTCTGAGGCAAGAACAAAAGCAGAAAAG AAATCAAAGAGATGGAAATGGGCTTTTGGAAGGCTTAAGTTTAGACAATACCCTGCACTTACAGCACCACAAATATCGTTGAATGAAGCAACCGAAGAGCAGAGAAAGCATGCTTTGAATGTTGCCATGGCAACTGCTGTTGCTGCTGAGGCTGCAGTTGCTGCTGCTCATGCAGCAGCTGAGGTTGTTCGCCTAATAGGCACCTCTAAATCTTACCATCATTTAACCGCGAGAGATCGAAACTTGGCTGCCATCAAGATTCAAAGTGCTTTCAGGGCACATCTG GCAAGGAAAGCATTGCGAGCATTGAAGGGATTGGTGAAACTCCAAGCTATTGTTCGTGGCAGAGCTGTAAGACGTCAAGCAACAGCCACATTGAAGTGTTTGCCATCCAATGGAGAAAAGCAGTCAAAGGTCCAGGAAAAGAGAGATGCAGTTTGCAAATATAGTGAACATAAAAAGTGCATCAGGTCAAAAGAGGAGTTGGAAGCGAAGGAAATAAAG CCTGAATTCATTGATCAAAGAAGTTGGGATTATAGTATTCTTTCAAAGGAAGACATGGAAACCATATGGTTAAGAAAGCAAGAAGCTGCGATCAAACGAGAACGGATGATGAAGTACTCGTATTCCCACCGG GAGAGCAGAAATGTTCATATGCTGGAAGAATCAGTCCCTCACaaggaaaatggaaaagaaagcTTCACGTTGGAAAAAGGGTCAAATACAGGGGCATCTAGGAGGAAAGAATTAGAGATGTTAAATTCATCAGCACATGAAAATCTGGTTCCAAGTGAAATATATATTCCTAGACACGTTAGACTGAGACATATGCAGAAGCCTGAGTCACAGGACTGTGTGAGTTCGCCAATTTCATTTCCAAGGAGATCATTTAGTCGTACAAAACAGAATGCATTTGGAGATAATGATTCTGTCCCAAATTCTCCGGTTTTTCCAACTTATATGGCTGTTACGGAGTCTGCCAAAGCAAAGGCAAGGTCTATGAGCACACCAAAGCAGCGTGTAGCATTTCTGGACAGTTGCTTTGATCACAGCATGCCGTATAGGAACGAGATCTCTCTGCGGTCTTCATATAATGGTGAATCAGTAACAAGAGATGCAAAGAATGGTAATTTTCAACAGCTATCTGTAATCATGAATAGTCTTCAGTAA
- the LOC102615773 gene encoding probable inactive purple acid phosphatase 16 produces the protein MGKSLTHFSVQSVLNLYVHLQAVLTVGFAFSQPQETIGLRTTPENDHLRMRAAGGPFKISLFADLHFGENAWTDWGPLQDFNSVKVMSTVLDHETPDFVIYLGDVITANNMAVANASLYWDQAISPTRVRGIPWASIFGNHDDAPFEWPLDWFSDSGIPQLFCPAVNSSYSGEEECDFRGTHRIELMKKEIDYNVLSHSKNGPKDLWPSISNYVLQVSSSHDRQMAVAYMYFLDSGGGSYPEVISSAQAEWFRHKAEEINPDSRVPEIVFWHIPSKAYKKVAPWFGVHKPCVGSINKESVAAQEAEMGIMKILVKRTSVKAVFVGHNHGLDWCCPYQNLWLCFARHTGYGGYGNWPRGARILEITEQPFSLKSWIRMEDGSVNSEVILSS, from the exons ATGGGCAAGTCATTGACCCATTTCTCCGTACAATCCGTACTCAATCTGTATGTACACTTGCAAGCCGTTCTGACCGTCGGATTCGCCTTCAGTCAACCCCAAGAGACCATCGGGTTACGCACGACGCCGGAAAATGATCATCTTCGCATGCGAGCAGCAGGTGGGCCCTTCAAGATATCGCTGTTCGCCGACTTGCATTTTGGAGAGAACGCGTGGACGGATTGGGGCCCACTCCAGGATTTCAACTCTGTTAAAGTCATGTCGACGGTGCTTGATCATGAAACTCCAG ATTTTGTCATATACCTGGGAGATGTCATTACGGCCAACAACATGGCAGTTGCAAACGCAAGCTTGTACTGGGATCAAGCAATCTCGCCAACAAGAGTGAGGGGCATACCATGGGCCAGTATATTTGGAAACCATGATGATGCCCCATTTGAGTGGCCGTTAGACTGGTTTTCAGACTCTGGAATTCCTCAACTTTTTTGCCCTGCAGTGAATTCGTCATATTCAG GGGAAGAAGAGTGTGATTTTAGAGGCACACATCGTATAGAGCTGATGAAGAAAGAGATAGATTATAATGTGCTATCACATTCTAAAAATGGTCCTAAAGATCTTTGGCCGAGTATCTCCAACTATGTTCTCCAAGTCTCATCATCACATGATCGACAGATGGCTGTGGCTTATATGTATTTTCTAGATTCTGGCGGTGGCTCCTACCCTGAAGTCATATCAAGTGCCCAAGCAGAATGGTTCCGACATAAAGCTGAGGAGATCAATCCTGATTCAAG GGTTCCTGAGATCGTTTTTTGGCATATACCAAGTAAAGCTTATAAGAAGGTAGCTCCGTGGTTTGGAGTTCACAAGCCTTGTGTGGGTTCCATTAATAAGGAAAGTGTTGCTGCTCAAGAAGCTGAAATGGGTATAATGAAAATTCTTGTCAAAAGAACTTCTGTCAAG GCAGTGTTTGTTGGACACAACCACGGATTGGACTGGTGCTGCCCCTATCAAAATCTATGGCTCTGCTTTGCTAGACATACTGGTTATGGCGGCTACGGAAATTGGCCCAGAGGTGCTAGAATTCTGGAGATAACAGAACAGCCGTTCTCTCTCAAGTCCTGGATAAGAATGGAAGATGGTTCTGTGAATAGTGAAGTTATATTGAGTTCTTAA
- the LOC102621166 gene encoding probable inactive purple acid phosphatase 16 translates to MTVGETPEINAQMRAGAPFKIVLFADLHFGESAWTDWGPLQDVNSSRVMSTVLDDEAPDLVIYLGDVITANNIAIANASLYWDQAISPTRARGIPWASVFGNHDDAAFEWPLEWFSSPGIPQLHCPTEANSSYSGEEECDFRGTPRLELMKKEIDHNVLSHSKKGPEDLWPSISNYVLNVSSSHDPNIAVAYLYFLDSGGGSYPQVISSAQAEWFLHKAQEINPDSRVPEIVFWHIPSKAYEKVAPKSAIKRPCVGSINTESVAAQEAETGIMDILVSRSSVKAVFVGHNHGLDWCCPYQRLWLCYARHSGYGGYGDWARGARILEITEKPFSLKSWIRMEDGAVHSQVTLTT, encoded by the exons ATGACTGTTGGAGAGACACCGGAAATTAATGCACAGATGCGAGCAGGTGCACCGTTCAAGATTGTTCTGTTTGCAGACCTGCATTTTGGAGAGAGTGCGTGGACGGATTGGGGTCCATTGCAGGATGTAAATTCTAGCAGGGTCATGTCTACTGTGCTTGATGATGAAGCTCCAG ATTTAGTCATATACCTTGGAGATGTGATTACGGCCAACAACATAGCTATTGCAAATGCAAGCCTGTACTGGGATCAAGCTATCTCTCCAACAAGGGCCAGGGGCATACCATGGGCTAGTGTATTTGGAAACCACGATGATGCAGCATTTGAGTGGCCATTAGAGTGGTTTTCATCCCCTGGAATTCCACAACTTCACTGTCCTACAGAGGCCAATTCATCATATTCAG GGGAAGAAGAGTGTGATTTTAGAGGCACGCCTCGTCTAGAGCTAATGAAGAAAGAGATTGACCATAACGTGCTTTCGCATTCTAAAAAGGGTCCTGAAGATCTCTGGCCAAGTATTTCAAACTATGTCCTGAATGTCTCATCATCACATGACCCAAACATCGCAGTGGCctatttgtattttcttgaTTCTGGTGGTGGCTCCTACCCTCAAGTCATATCAAGTGCCCAAGCAGAATGGTTCCTACATAAAGCTCAAGAGATCAATCCTGATTCAAG GGTTCCTGAGATAGTGTTTTGGCATATACCAAGTAAAGCTTATGAGAAGGTAGCTCCAAAGTCTGCAATCAAAAGGCCTTGTGTGGGTTCAATTAATACGGAAAGTGTTGCTGCTCAAGAAGCTGAAACGGGTATAATGGACATTCTTGTCAGCAGATCTTCTGTCAAG GCAGTGTTTGTTGGACACAACCATGGACTGGACTGGTGCTGCCCCTACCAAAGGCTATGGCTCTGCTATGCAAGGCATAGTGGTTATGGTGGCTATGGAGATTGGGCTAGAGGTGCTAGAATCCTTGAGATAACTGAAAAGCCTTTCTCTCTTAAGTCATGGATAAGGATGGAAGATGGTGCTGTACATAGTCAAGTTACATTGACTACTTAA
- the LOC102621449 gene encoding uncharacterized protein LOC102621449 — MWPHVDKNFSTPPPTWRKQRSLPSPLSERKRMSTPVNNKKGDIFHVIHKVPSGDSPYVRAKHIQLIDKDPSRAVSLFWAAINSGDRVDSALKDMAVVMKQLDRSDEAIEAVKSFRHLCPYDSQESLDNVLIELYKRSGRIEEEIELLQNKLKNIEEGIAFAGVKTKMARSQGKKIQITVEQEKSRILGNLAWAYMQQNNFEMAEQYYRKALSLGVDKNKQCNLAICLMHMNRVTEAKSLLQAVKISAGNRQMDTSYTRSFECAIQMLTELESPSVLKLTELEVGDDQKNQRPFALPADGRTNPQVTCSTSEGQNHHLSTFSVCRSLANGHDEEILNEQDRIAYSRNHHENKHGFLGYDKGSLKLMSSGPRAASQFSLPLFVDNGRRGSYIGNPHGKSGLASTMKKNCGSSPGIGVSSAHQEAHVSPAAVRRNLEVLFTQPRRPFREFSDGEQGKDRWGPIGSSNINQSSEKTLHTYSTVLFTQPRRSSSREHNMEDQRVARCREKPVGSSIRKLTFEQAIPTENHQAQAIPFVKRKLVVPTKDESKIGLPNSKNALPSPNCEDWTRRSWKDNDQVKDEPVKQPLRTAVDRDLKSTCWKTDGFALTKHMVMESGSQYILDEMQKMNTCGNGDDQKKLAIEGSNSATTLPTGPSMAVDNTIEGLITSIGNQSIDNISDILQQSIAEKTKSSLDCIATTDKKSWADMVEEEENEEQDENLNSNIVYPSSCAQNQIDYLSQKLEDSFDLKDGHAASRNAALPLRNLKARRSLSFDQQLSPEPKVHFYSSPLPNKGLKFNNSMPGTMRVNRLQVFRDITPFPDSP; from the exons ATGTGGCCCCACGTTGACAAAAATTTCTCGACGCCGCCGCCTACGTGGAGGAAGCAACGGTCCTTGCCATCGCCGCTTTCGGAGAGGAAGAGAATGTCAACACCGGTGAACAACAAAAAAGGTGACATCTTTCATGTCATTCACAAAGTGCCTTCCGGTGATTCTCCTTATGTCAGGGCCAAACATATTCAG TTGATAGACAAAGATCCAAGCAGGGCAGTTTCCTTGTTCTGGGCTGCTATTAACTCTGGGGACCGAGTTGACAGTGCCTTGAAAGACATGGCTGTTGTGATGAAACAATTGGATCGATCAGATGAGGCAATTGAGGCGGTCAAGTCCTTTCGTCATCTTTGCCCTTATGATTCTCAGGAGTCACTTGACAATGTCCTAATTGAACTTTACAAA AGGTCTGGGAGGATTGAAGAAGAGATTGAATTGCTTCAAAACAAACTGAAGAACATTGAAGAAGGAATAGCTTTTGCTGGAGTGAAGACAAAGATGGCAAGATCGCAAGGGAAGAAGATTCAAATAACTGTCGAACAAGAGAAATCAAG AATACTTGGGAACCTGGCATGGGCATATATGCAGCAAAACAATTTTGAAATGGCTGAACAGTATTACAG GAAAGCTCTATCTCTAGGTGTGGACAAGAACAAGCAATGCAATCTTGCTATCTGTTTGATGCACATGAACAGGGTGACAGAAGCCAAATCTCTGCTTCAGGCAGTAAAAATTTCTGCTGGAAATAGACAAATGGATACTTCCTATACTAGATCATTTGAATGTGCAATTCAAATGCTGACCGAATTGGAGTCACCATCAGTGTTAAAACTGACTGAGCTGGAAGTAGGTGACGATCAGAAAAACCAAAGACCTTTTGCATTGCCTGCTGATGGACGCACAAATCCTCAAGTTACTTGCTCAACCAGTGAAGGTCAAAATCATCATCTGTCTACTTTCAGTGTCTGCAGAAGCCTGGCAAATGGACATGATGAGGAAATACTAAATGAACAAGATAGGATAGCCTATTCCAGAAACCATCATGAGAATAAGCACGGTTTCCTTGGATATGACAAGGGGAGTTTGAAACTTATGTCATCTGGACCAAGGGCAGCTTCTCAATTTTCTCTACCCTTGTTTGTTGATAATGGGAGGAGAGGTTCTTATATTGGAAATCCACATGGAAAATCTGGTTTAGCCAGCacaatgaagaaaaattgCGGTAGCTCACCGGGAATAGGAGTAAGTTCTGCACACCAGGAAGCACATGTTTCCCCAGCTGCCGTTAGAAGGAATCTTGAAGTTCTATTTACACAACCAAGAAGACCATTTAGGGAGTTCAGTGATGGGGAACAGGGGAAAGACAGATGGGGACCAATTGGAAGTTCAAATATCAATCAGTCATCTGAGAAAACTTTACACACTTACAGTACTGTTCTATTTACTCAGCCAAGAAGATCATCTTCACGTGAGCATAACATGGAAGATCAGAGAGTAGCAAGATGCAGAGAGAAACCAGTTGGAAGTTCAATCCGCAAACTGACATTTGAGCAAGCTATACCCACTGAAAATCACCAAGCACAAGCCATCCCCtttgttaaaagaaaactGGTAGTTCCAACCAAGGATGAATCAAAAATTGGATTGCCAAACTCAAAAAATGCTTTGCCTTCACCCAATTGTGAAGACTGGACAAGGAGATCATGGAAAGATAATGATCAGGTGAAAGATGAACCAGTGAAACAACCTCTGCGAACAGCAGTAGACAGAGACTTGAAAAGTACTTGTTGGAAAACTGATGGGTTTGCTTTAACAAAACATATGGTGATGGAATCCGGCTCACAGTATATTTTGGATGAAATGCAGAAAATGAATACTTGTGGAAATGGTGATGACCAGAAGAAATTGGCTATAGAAGGGAGTAACTCAGCTACCACATTGCCTACAGGACCCAGCATGGCTGTTGATAATACCATAGAGGGATTAATTACTTCCATTGGTAATCAGAGCATCgataatatttcagatattctgCAACAATCTATTGCAGAAAAAACTAAGTCAAGCCTGGATTGCATTGCAACTACGGATAAAAAGAGTTGGGCGGACATGgttgaggaagaagaaaacgaagagcAAGACGAAAATCTGAACTCCAACATAGTTTATCCAAGTTCTTGTGCACAGAACCAGATAGACTACTTAAGCCAAAAGCTTGAAGACTCATTTGATCTCAAGGATGGACATGCAGCATCCAGAAATGCTGCTTTACCATTAAGAAATCTAAAAGCTAGGCGTTCTTTATCCTTTGATCAGCAGCTGAGCCCAGAACCAAAAGTTCACTTTTATTCTTCCCCACTGCCAAACAAGGGTTTGAAGTTCAATAACTCTATGCCTGGGACGATGAGGGTAAACAGATTGCAGGTATTCCGGGACATCACTCCTTTTCCAGACAGTCCATGA